The proteins below are encoded in one region of Micromonospora pisi:
- a CDS encoding nucleosidase: MELIGEISADRPLLVLAVKEEAQFLDTTLPILLTGMGKVNGAIALATVLARGARPSGIVNLGTAGALRMGLTGTHVIGTVIQHDLASDVLRTLTGELVGQPLTLVDADGPTLATGDAFIADDATRDRLAVRASLVDMEGYAIAAAAQEAGVPLRIVKHVSDDAGDGAARTWRETVAECARALADWSARNIPA, translated from the coding sequence GTGGAACTTATTGGGGAGATCTCCGCCGACCGACCCCTGCTCGTGTTGGCCGTCAAGGAGGAAGCGCAGTTCCTCGACACGACCCTGCCGATCCTGCTCACCGGCATGGGCAAGGTCAACGGGGCGATCGCGCTGGCGACCGTACTGGCCCGTGGGGCGCGCCCGTCCGGCATCGTCAACCTGGGCACCGCGGGCGCGCTGCGGATGGGGCTGACCGGCACCCACGTCATCGGCACGGTGATCCAGCACGACCTGGCCAGCGACGTGCTGCGTACCCTCACCGGCGAACTTGTCGGGCAGCCGCTGACACTTGTCGACGCCGATGGTCCGACCCTGGCGACCGGTGACGCGTTCATCGCCGATGACGCCACCCGGGACCGGTTGGCCGTTCGCGCGTCCCTGGTGGACATGGAGGGGTACGCGATCGCCGCTGCCGCGCAGGAGGCCGGTGTGCCGCTGCGGATCGTCAAGCATGTCAGCGACGACGCGGGCGACGGCGCCGCACGCACATGGCGTGAGACGGTGGCGGAGTGCGCCCGCGCCCTCGCGGACTGGTCCGCGCGGAACATCCCGGCCTAG
- a CDS encoding phosphotransferase — MRTEEIHGIATALGSTVVATAPLAGGYSHSTWLVTLTDGKVVARLGGPDPMLEAAVMRVARRYAPVPQVLLVVPPGTFSDGARPAMVIEHVAGTPLSQVLAASDSGGSGMGELGTEVGRVVAGISSARFDRPGFFTDEQLIVQDEHPWSAQLPEFAAACMGGTADARLDRATKQAWVDLCAVHAPALVEVDHHSRLVHSDINPKNILVSPASGGWRVDAVLDWEFSYSGCPYGDAANMARFGADYPARFLDGFRTAFAEHQPADLAVPEEWGYLGRVLDMFALSDLVTRPLGHPVADQAAEQIRHWIAAGVPRTV, encoded by the coding sequence ATGCGCACGGAGGAGATTCACGGCATCGCCACCGCCCTGGGTAGCACGGTGGTGGCGACCGCTCCCCTGGCCGGCGGCTACTCCCACTCGACCTGGCTGGTCACCCTCACCGACGGCAAGGTCGTCGCGCGGCTCGGCGGACCGGATCCGATGCTCGAAGCCGCGGTCATGCGCGTGGCCCGCCGGTACGCCCCGGTGCCGCAGGTGCTGCTCGTCGTGCCGCCGGGGACGTTCAGCGACGGCGCCCGGCCGGCCATGGTCATCGAACATGTGGCCGGTACGCCGCTCAGCCAGGTGCTCGCGGCGAGCGACTCCGGTGGCTCCGGCATGGGTGAACTCGGCACCGAGGTGGGACGGGTGGTCGCCGGCATCAGCTCGGCGAGGTTCGACCGGCCGGGCTTCTTCACCGACGAGCAGCTCATCGTCCAGGATGAACACCCCTGGTCGGCGCAGTTGCCCGAGTTCGCCGCCGCCTGCATGGGTGGCACCGCCGACGCCCGCCTCGACCGCGCCACCAAGCAGGCGTGGGTGGACCTCTGCGCCGTACACGCACCGGCGCTCGTCGAGGTCGACCACCACTCCCGGCTCGTGCACTCCGACATCAATCCCAAGAACATCCTGGTCAGCCCGGCATCGGGCGGATGGCGGGTGGATGCCGTCCTGGACTGGGAGTTCAGCTACTCCGGATGTCCGTACGGCGACGCCGCGAACATGGCGCGGTTCGGCGCCGACTATCCCGCCCGGTTCCTCGACGGGTTCCGGACCGCGTTCGCCGAGCACCAACCGGCCGACCTCGCGGTGCCTGAGGAATGGGGCTATCTGGGGCGGGTGCTGGACATGTTCGCACTCAGCGACCTGGTTACCCGCCCGCTCGGGCACCCGGTCGCGGACCAGGCGGCGGAGCAGATCCGACACTGGATCGCGGCGGGCGTACCCCGGACCGTCTGA
- a CDS encoding endo-1,4-beta-xylanase, with protein sequence MIGRSRTGSRPRMGSRARAALVVGAVGLLTATGAVVLPHTASAATTLGASAAERGGRYFGTAVAANKLNDSTYATILNREFNSVTPENEMKWDATEPSQGNFNYASADQIVNHARQRGMQVRGHALAWHSQQPGWAQNMSGSALRNAMLNHVTQVATHYRGQIHSWDVVNEAFADGGSGARRDSNLQRTGNDWIEVAFRAARAADPGAKLCYNDYNTDNWNDAKTQAVYRMVQDFKQRGVPIDCVGLQSHLNNGSPYPSNYRTTLSSFAALGVDVQITELDIEGAPAATYRNVVNDCLAVPRCTGITVWGIRDSDSWRASQTPLLFNNSGGKKPAYDAVLSALNNGTTPPTGSPTTTPPTGGPTTTPPPGGGSCTATLRDGARWGDRFNSEVTVSGASNWTVVVAVTPPQRVSSTWNGTPSWDSSGNVMTMRSNGSGNTFGFTTMANGNWNRPQVRSCTAS encoded by the coding sequence ATGATCGGAAGATCCCGTACGGGCAGCCGCCCGAGAATGGGGTCCAGGGCACGAGCGGCCCTCGTCGTCGGCGCCGTGGGCCTGCTCACCGCGACCGGCGCGGTGGTCCTCCCGCACACGGCGAGCGCGGCCACCACCCTCGGCGCGTCCGCCGCCGAGCGGGGCGGTCGTTACTTCGGCACCGCGGTCGCGGCCAACAAGTTGAACGACAGCACCTACGCAACCATCCTGAACCGGGAGTTCAACAGCGTCACCCCCGAGAACGAGATGAAGTGGGACGCGACCGAGCCCTCGCAGGGCAACTTCAACTACGCCAGCGCCGACCAGATCGTCAACCACGCCCGTCAACGTGGGATGCAGGTCCGTGGACACGCGCTGGCCTGGCACTCGCAACAGCCCGGCTGGGCACAGAACATGTCCGGCAGCGCACTGCGCAACGCGATGCTCAACCACGTGACCCAGGTCGCCACCCACTACCGGGGCCAGATCCACTCATGGGACGTGGTCAACGAGGCCTTCGCCGACGGCGGCAGTGGTGCTCGGCGCGACTCGAACCTGCAACGGACCGGGAACGACTGGATCGAGGTGGCGTTCCGCGCCGCCCGCGCCGCCGACCCCGGCGCCAAGCTCTGCTACAACGACTACAACACCGACAACTGGAACGACGCCAAGACCCAGGCCGTCTACCGGATGGTGCAGGACTTCAAGCAACGTGGCGTGCCGATCGACTGTGTCGGCCTGCAGTCGCACCTCAACAACGGCTCGCCCTACCCGAGCAACTACCGCACCACACTGTCCAGCTTCGCCGCGCTCGGCGTCGACGTACAGATCACCGAACTGGACATCGAGGGCGCCCCGGCTGCCACGTACCGCAACGTCGTCAACGACTGTCTGGCCGTGCCCCGCTGCACCGGGATCACCGTCTGGGGCATCCGGGACAGCGACTCCTGGCGCGCCTCGCAGACTCCCCTGCTGTTCAACAACAGCGGAGGCAAGAAGCCGGCGTACGACGCGGTGCTCAGCGCGTTGAACAACGGCACCACCCCACCGACCGGTTCCCCCACCACGACCCCACCGACCGGCGGTCCCACCACCACGCCGCCTCCCGGTGGCGGGAGCTGCACGGCGACGCTGCGCGACGGCGCCCGTTGGGGCGACCGCTTCAACAGCGAGGTCACGGTCAGCGGCGCCAGCAACTGGACGGTCGTGGTCGCGGTGACCCCGCCGCAAAGGGTCTCCTCCACCTGGAACGGGACCCCGAGCTGGGACAGCAGCGGCAACGTCATGACCATGCGGTCCAACGGCAGCGGCAACACGTTCGGTTTCACCACGATGGCCAACGGCAACTGGAACCGACCACAGGTACGGTCGTGCACCGCGTCATGA
- a CDS encoding LacI family DNA-binding transcriptional regulator, whose protein sequence is MTAVTPEETSGGPTRRAGRPRRSVSMADVARLAGVSSQTVSRVSTGHPGVVSSTREQVLAAMRQLGYRPNSAARALKLGEFRTIGVILFTLSTTGNSRTVEAIATHAAREGYAITLIPVAAPTQDGVLGAFTRLGELAVDGIIVIMEVHLLDATTVTLPPGVQVVVVDSDADDHYTVVDTDQTDGTRQAVRHLLDLGHQTVWHVTGPSGSFASERRTKAWRAALEEAGRPVPPVQGGDWSAESGYRAGIRLADEPECTAVFAANDQMALGLLRAFHERGRTVPGDISVVGFDDIPDAASFIPPLTTVHQDFAEVGRHCVQGVLRQIHNEATDPGTTLVPTRLVVRQSTAPPASTR, encoded by the coding sequence ATGACCGCCGTCACACCGGAGGAGACCTCCGGAGGACCGACCCGGCGCGCCGGCCGTCCCCGGCGGAGCGTCTCCATGGCCGACGTCGCCCGACTCGCCGGCGTCTCGTCCCAGACGGTGTCCCGCGTCTCCACCGGCCACCCGGGCGTGGTCAGCTCCACCCGCGAGCAGGTCCTCGCCGCCATGCGCCAGCTCGGCTACCGCCCCAACAGCGCCGCCCGGGCCCTCAAGCTCGGCGAATTCCGTACGATCGGGGTCATCCTCTTCACCCTGTCGACCACCGGCAACAGCCGTACGGTGGAGGCGATCGCCACCCACGCCGCCCGTGAGGGTTACGCCATCACCCTGATCCCGGTGGCGGCACCCACCCAGGACGGCGTCCTGGGTGCCTTCACCCGGCTCGGCGAACTCGCCGTCGACGGAATCATCGTGATCATGGAAGTCCACCTGCTGGACGCCACGACCGTCACCCTGCCGCCCGGCGTACAGGTCGTCGTGGTGGACTCCGACGCCGACGACCACTACACGGTTGTCGACACCGACCAGACCGACGGGACCCGGCAGGCCGTCCGCCACCTGCTCGACCTCGGTCACCAGACCGTCTGGCACGTGACCGGACCCAGCGGTTCGTTCGCCAGCGAACGCCGTACCAAGGCCTGGCGCGCGGCACTGGAGGAGGCCGGCCGACCGGTTCCCCCGGTGCAGGGCGGTGACTGGTCGGCGGAGTCCGGCTACCGCGCGGGGATCCGCCTGGCCGACGAGCCCGAGTGCACGGCCGTCTTCGCCGCCAACGACCAGATGGCGCTCGGCCTGCTCCGCGCCTTCCACGAACGCGGTCGAACGGTTCCCGGCGACATCAGCGTGGTCGGCTTCGACGACATCCCGGACGCCGCCTCGTTCATCCCGCCCCTCACCACGGTCCACCAGGACTTCGCCGAGGTTGGCCGGCACTGCGTACAGGGTGTGCTCCGGCAGATCCACAACGAGGCGACCGACCCGGGCACCACCCTGGTCCCCACCCGGCTCGTCGTACGACAGAGCACCGCACCGCCGGCCAGCACGCGCTGA
- a CDS encoding CARDB domain-containing protein, with the protein MRRTNLVRMVATTVAAAMITTMGWAAVANAAGRPDHPFEQTAAAPINALDVPGNLAQGRPTQQSGHADVYDSSRAVDGNQGTYWESVNNSFPGWLQVDLGSAVTVNRVVLKLPTSGWGTRTQTLSVRGSTNGSTYSDLAPSQTYTFNPAVAGNSVTITFGQSTARYVRINITANSGWPAGQLSELEVYAPDSGADTTAPSVPGTLSHTQSGTAITLNWGASTDNAGGSGMAGYNVYRDGSLVASIGNVTTFTDTQPTTATVSYYVRARDVAGNLSGNSNTVTRTGSGGGDTTPPTTPGALSQSTSGNTITLNWGASTDAGGSGLAGYNVYRGGSLVATLGTVLTYQDNQPPTATVSYYVRARDVAGNLSGNSNTVTRTGTQPPACTNVAAGKTMTATGSTFTFTPEKANDGQLGTYWEGAPTYPQNLTVALGANHVVNTVTVKLNPDPAWGTRTQNFQILGRDQASTTYTNLVSAASYQFVQGNNVVAIPVAATTADVQLRFNSNTGAPSGQVAELEVCGTPAPNPDLVVTSTSWTPATPSEASAITLSATVQNIGSASAGATTVNFNLGGVVVGSAPVIGLNAGASTTVSYNAGTRPMGSYSVSSVVDPTNTVVEQNNGNNTFTAPSPLVVTQAPGPDLQVLGVTSNPPNPAVGAAVTFTVAVNNRGTGASGATTVTRLAVGGTTLNTNTPSIAAGSTTNVAITGSWTATSGGATITATADATNVVAETNESNNVLTQSIVVGRGAAVPWTSYEAETARYQGALLETDPLRTFGHTNFATESSGRKSVRLNTTGQFVEFTSTNAANSIVVRNSIPDAAGGGGIEASISLYVNDVFAQKLTLSSRHSWLYGSTDDPEGLTNTPQGDARRLFDEAHALLAQSYPAGTRFKLQRDSGDTASFYIIDFIDLEQVAPATTQPAGCTSITAYGAVANDGIDDTDAIQRAVTDDQNGVIGCVWIPAGQWRQEKKILTDDPLNRGQYNQVGISNVTIRGAGMWHSQLYTLTEPHLAVGGINHPHEGNFGFDIDDNTQISDIAIFGSGRIRGGPGGAEGGVGLNGRFGENTRITNVWIEHANVGVWVGRDFDNIPDLWGPADGLEFSGMRIRDTYADGINFTNGTRNSRVFNSSFRTTGDDSLAVWANRYVKDPSVDIAHDNQFVNNTIQLPWRANGIAIYGGYGNKIENNLIYDTMNYPGIMLATDHDPLPFSGQTLIANNGLYRTGGAFWNEDQEFGAITLFAATRDIPGVTIRDTDIIDSTYDGIQFKTGGGNVPGVAVTNVRIDRSNNGAGILAMSGARGSATLTNVTITNSATGNIVTQPGSSFVITGG; encoded by the coding sequence ATGAGACGAACGAACCTGGTCAGGATGGTGGCGACGACAGTCGCCGCCGCCATGATCACCACCATGGGGTGGGCGGCCGTCGCCAACGCGGCCGGCCGACCCGACCACCCGTTCGAGCAGACAGCCGCCGCCCCGATCAACGCCCTGGACGTGCCCGGCAACCTCGCCCAGGGCCGGCCCACCCAGCAGAGCGGCCACGCCGACGTCTACGACTCGTCCCGGGCCGTCGACGGCAACCAGGGCACCTACTGGGAGAGCGTCAACAACTCCTTCCCGGGTTGGCTCCAGGTCGACCTCGGCTCCGCCGTGACGGTCAACCGGGTGGTGCTGAAGCTGCCGACCTCCGGTTGGGGCACCCGTACCCAGACGTTGAGCGTCCGGGGCAGCACCAACGGATCCACCTACTCCGACCTGGCCCCGTCGCAGACGTACACCTTCAACCCGGCCGTCGCCGGGAACTCGGTCACGATCACCTTCGGCCAGAGCACCGCCCGCTACGTACGGATCAACATCACCGCCAACAGCGGCTGGCCGGCCGGTCAACTCTCCGAACTCGAGGTCTACGCACCGGACAGTGGCGCCGACACGACCGCGCCGAGTGTTCCGGGCACCCTCTCCCACACCCAGTCGGGCACGGCGATCACCCTCAACTGGGGCGCGTCGACCGACAACGCGGGCGGCAGCGGCATGGCCGGCTACAACGTCTACCGCGACGGCTCGCTGGTGGCGTCGATCGGCAACGTGACCACGTTCACCGACACCCAGCCAACCACCGCCACCGTCTCCTACTACGTCCGCGCGCGTGACGTCGCAGGCAACCTCTCCGGCAACAGCAACACCGTCACCCGTACCGGCAGCGGCGGCGGCGACACGACCCCGCCGACCACCCCGGGCGCGTTGTCGCAGAGCACCTCCGGCAACACCATCACCCTGAACTGGGGCGCCTCCACCGACGCCGGTGGCAGCGGGCTGGCCGGGTACAACGTCTACCGGGGCGGGAGCCTGGTCGCGACCCTCGGCACCGTCCTCACGTACCAGGACAACCAGCCGCCGACGGCCACCGTCTCCTACTACGTCCGCGCGCGTGACGTCGCCGGCAACCTCTCCGGCAACAGCAACACCGTCACCCGTACCGGCACGCAGCCCCCGGCCTGCACCAACGTCGCCGCCGGCAAGACCATGACGGCGACCGGCTCCACCTTCACCTTCACCCCGGAGAAGGCGAACGACGGCCAGCTCGGCACGTACTGGGAGGGTGCGCCGACGTACCCGCAGAACCTGACCGTGGCGCTGGGCGCCAACCACGTCGTCAACACGGTCACCGTCAAGCTGAACCCGGACCCCGCCTGGGGCACCCGTACCCAGAACTTCCAGATTCTCGGCCGTGACCAGGCCTCGACCACCTACACCAACCTGGTGTCGGCGGCCAGCTACCAGTTCGTCCAGGGCAACAACGTGGTGGCGATCCCGGTCGCCGCCACCACCGCGGACGTGCAGCTACGGTTCAACTCGAACACCGGCGCCCCGTCCGGCCAGGTCGCCGAACTCGAGGTCTGCGGTACGCCGGCACCCAACCCCGACCTGGTCGTCACCTCGACCAGTTGGACGCCCGCCACGCCGAGCGAGGCCAGCGCGATCACCCTCTCCGCCACGGTCCAGAACATCGGCTCGGCGTCTGCCGGGGCGACCACGGTCAACTTCAACCTGGGCGGCGTGGTGGTCGGCAGCGCGCCGGTCATCGGCCTCAACGCCGGCGCCTCGACCACCGTCTCGTACAACGCCGGGACCCGGCCGATGGGCAGCTACAGCGTCTCGTCGGTGGTCGACCCGACCAACACCGTCGTGGAACAGAACAACGGCAACAACACCTTCACCGCGCCCTCGCCGCTGGTGGTGACCCAGGCACCCGGCCCCGACCTCCAGGTCCTCGGCGTCACCTCGAATCCGCCGAACCCGGCCGTCGGCGCGGCGGTCACGTTCACCGTCGCGGTGAACAACCGTGGGACCGGCGCCAGTGGCGCGACCACGGTGACCCGGCTGGCGGTGGGCGGGACCACGCTCAACACCAACACCCCGTCGATCGCCGCCGGCTCGACCACGAACGTGGCCATCACCGGCAGTTGGACCGCCACCAGCGGTGGCGCCACCATCACCGCCACCGCCGACGCGACCAACGTGGTCGCCGAGACCAACGAGTCCAACAACGTCCTCACCCAGTCGATCGTGGTGGGACGCGGCGCCGCGGTGCCGTGGACCTCGTACGAGGCGGAGACGGCCAGGTACCAGGGCGCCCTGCTGGAGACCGATCCGCTGCGTACCTTCGGGCACACCAACTTCGCCACCGAGTCCTCGGGCCGCAAGTCCGTACGACTCAACACCACCGGACAGTTCGTCGAGTTCACCTCGACCAACGCCGCCAACTCGATCGTGGTGCGAAACTCCATCCCGGACGCGGCGGGCGGCGGGGGCATCGAGGCCAGCATCAGCCTGTACGTCAACGACGTCTTCGCCCAGAAGCTGACGCTCTCCTCCCGCCACAGCTGGCTCTACGGGAGCACCGACGATCCGGAAGGGCTGACCAACACGCCCCAGGGCGACGCCCGGCGGCTCTTCGACGAGGCGCACGCGCTGCTCGCGCAGTCGTACCCGGCCGGCACCCGGTTCAAGTTGCAACGGGACTCGGGCGACACGGCGTCGTTCTACATCATCGACTTCATCGACCTGGAGCAGGTGGCGCCGGCGACGACCCAGCCGGCCGGCTGCACCTCGATCACCGCGTACGGTGCGGTCGCGAACGACGGGATCGACGACACCGACGCCATCCAACGGGCGGTGACCGACGACCAGAACGGTGTGATCGGCTGTGTCTGGATCCCGGCGGGCCAGTGGCGGCAGGAGAAGAAGATCCTGACCGACGACCCGCTGAACCGGGGACAGTACAACCAGGTCGGGATCAGCAACGTCACCATCCGGGGTGCCGGCATGTGGCACTCCCAGCTCTACACGCTGACCGAACCGCACCTCGCCGTGGGCGGCATCAACCACCCGCACGAGGGCAACTTCGGGTTCGACATCGACGACAACACCCAGATCTCCGACATCGCCATCTTCGGCTCGGGCCGGATCCGCGGCGGCCCCGGTGGCGCCGAGGGCGGCGTGGGACTGAACGGGCGGTTCGGTGAGAACACCCGGATCACCAACGTCTGGATCGAGCACGCCAACGTCGGGGTCTGGGTCGGTCGGGACTTCGACAACATCCCCGACCTGTGGGGACCGGCCGACGGGCTGGAGTTCAGCGGGATGCGCATCCGCGACACGTACGCCGACGGCATCAACTTCACCAACGGGACCCGGAACTCGAGGGTGTTCAACTCGTCGTTCCGTACCACCGGTGACGACTCGCTGGCGGTCTGGGCGAACCGGTACGTGAAGGACCCGTCGGTGGACATCGCGCACGACAACCAGTTCGTCAACAACACCATCCAGTTGCCCTGGCGGGCGAACGGCATCGCGATCTACGGCGGCTACGGCAACAAGATCGAGAACAACCTGATCTACGACACGATGAACTACCCGGGCATCATGCTCGCGACCGACCACGACCCGCTGCCCTTCTCCGGGCAGACGCTGATCGCGAACAACGGGCTCTACCGCACCGGCGGCGCCTTCT